One Arachis hypogaea cultivar Tifrunner chromosome 18, arahy.Tifrunner.gnm2.J5K5, whole genome shotgun sequence genomic window, TGGCATTGACAGAATTTGATTTACATTATGTTCCAGCAAAGGCTGTGAAAGGACaggtcattgcagattttctTGTGGATAATTCGAAAGATTTGAATGACCAGGGGGCAAATATAATCGAGGTAAAAATCGATTATTGGAGGTTATATTTTGATGGGTCAAAACATAAAGATGGTGCAGGAGTTGGGATTTTAATTGTTTCACCAGAAGAAATCTTGTCAAAATTtctatttgaaataaaatatccATGTTCAAATTAtgaggcagaatatgaagcgttaaTTTTGGGCCTTGAAATTTTGATTAGTAAAGGGGTCTTCGAAGTTCAGATATTAGAGGATTCCTACTTAGTTTTAAAGCAGTTATCCAAAGAATTTAAATGTAACAATGAGAGGTTACAGAAGTATTTAACAACCGCTTGGAAATTGTTAACTTCTTTTTGAAAAGTCTCTTTGGTTCATATTCCAAGGATTCAAAATGAGATAACTAATGAATTAGCCCAAATTACTTCGAAGTATAAAATCGGATCAGGGACTCTTGAGTCTTTAATAGGTATTCATCAGATTTTAGTACCTGCAAGTGAAAGAGAAGTTTTATGTGTTGATGAATGGGAGGATACTGATTGAAGGAAGCCTATTGCTCAATACTTGAAAGAGCCTAACATTCTAgttgaaagaaagataaaattgcaggcaataaattttgttttaatggCTGATGAACTATATAAGAAAGGTATCGATGGGAGTTTATCGAGATGTTTAGGTTAGAGTAATCAAAACATTGCTTTGGGTGAAGTTCACAATGGAATATGCGGTGCTCACCAGgctggaaagaaaataaaatgggtGCTATATCGCAGTCATGTATATTGGCCAACTATGATTAAAGATTGTATTGATTATGCAAAAGCGAGCCTGGAATGTCAAAAACATGGCTTGATTCAACAAATTCCTGCATCCGAATTACATTTGATAATAAAGCCTTGGCCATTTAGAGGATGGGCTTTAGATTTAATTGGATTAATTCATCCTCCTTCATCTAAACAACACAAGTTTATCCTAGTAGCaattgattattttacaaaatgggttgaggcGATTCCCTTGATCGAAGTAAGTCAGGGTGAGATAATAGACTTTATTGAGGAACACATTATTCATCGATTTGGAATTCCTCAAACATTAAGTACTGATTAAGGAACAATGTTTACTGGTCAACGGGTTAAAAGTTTTGCAGCTTCAAGAAATATCAATATGGTTACTTCGACTCCCTATTATGCACAGGCTAATAGGCAAGTAGAAGcagcaaataaaattttaataagtttGATTAAAAAGCATATTGGAAATAGGCCTCGAACATGGCATGAAACTTTAAGCCAAGTGTTATGGGCCTATCGGAACTCACCAAAGGGTTCGACATGTACTTCGCCATTTAAGTTGGTGTATAGTCATGATGCAATACTAccattagaaattaatttgaatactttAAGAATATCAAGACAGAATGATTTGCCAgttgatgattattggaatgTAATGTTCGATGAGTTGAATGAATTAGATTCAGAATGAATTTTGGCACTTGATAATATGATTCGACAGAAAGAAAGTATTGCTCGAAGCTATAATCGTCGAATCAAGGAAAAGTTTTTTAATGTAGGTGAATTGGTCTTGAAGGTTATTTTGCCAATGGAGAAGAAATCAAGATTTCTTGGTAAGTGGTCCCATACTTGGGAAGGTCCATTCCAAGTAATGAGAATATATTCTGGAAATGCTTACCAATCAAAGATATCGAGTCAGAAAAAGTGTTTAACTCGATTAATGAAAAATACTTGAAACTTTTCTGTTGTTGGCAAACATAGAAGTTCAACATATATATAAAGTTCAGAAAAGATGGAAGTTattgcaaaaataaaattagaaataaaaaaggaaTTTAAGGTGCCACTAGTTTTGCCAAATCAAAGCGCAGCTTTGCCCTTTTGTTTTTCAGAATTGAAAGCACTTCGATTTGTTTGAACTTGTCAGCTtgcattttttcaagtttttttttcatattctcCCTGCTTGGTATCAATTGAGACATGTTCCTGAATAAGGTGATGTTGATCTTGTTGGGCTATTGCTAGAGGTTTGGCTATGGTGGCTCGACTTTGGCGTATGGTGGCAAGCTGTTCCTGAATCTGAATTAATTCTGCTTCGAGTCTTACTTTTTCTTGATCATGAAAGGCTTGAACAAAAATAGCATGGGAGATTCTTAGATCAAATTCCTCACGAGAAGCTTGAATTGGTTGAGCGGTTGCAAGGcaattttctatattagaaatgGATGTGGCTTCTTCATTTTCAATTTCTTGGAGTTGAAACTGAGATGCGACGCTCTCATTGAGAAGTTGTTTGAACTCTTGAATTGAGGCAGAATGTGGTGTGTTAGTTGGAAGTTCAAAAGAAGAATTTAAAAGATCAGCCAAGAGTTTATAGAGAATTAGATCATTAACCCATGTAGTAGGTGGATGATCCAAGAGCTTGATGAGTGATTGAAGTTGTTCCCGAGCATCAGGATCTAATTCGATTAAAGGCCTTGATGTAGCAGGTCTTGAGATCGCTGGTACAGGCACTGGAATTTTATTTTCTTGGACAACTTTATTTAAGACAAAAATTAAGTTGTCCAAGGAAGCACTTATAGGGGTGGTAGAAGCACTCGCTGTTCCAGGCCTTGGCCCATGAGGGGTTTGAAGATTAGCTTGAAGTGAAGAACTAGGTTGCAACTCGGGAGGAGTTTCTAAAACCTTGGATCGAGAGGAATCTGAATTGGTGGTGTCAGCATCCTTAGAAGCAGAATCGGAGTCTGGGACCACTAGGTTTCCTGCGGAGAATGCATCCTGATTGTTTGGTGAAATTGACTCAAGTATATGTGTCTCTTCTGGAGAATGTTGCAAGGGATTTGTTGTTGGGTCGATCACCTGTGTTGTATGGAAAGAAGGTGGAAAAGCGGCTGGAATTGATTGAAGGGACCCTGTGAATTGAATCGAATCATGTGATGTGAAATACTCTGGGTCATTTTGTTATTGCAAAATTGGTTGTTTAAGAACCTCAGCAGATGAAGTCGAATGAGCAACATTAATGGGCTAGTGCAAAAGGTACACAGTTAtaattctaaaatttattttaaagttcAGTAAAATGTGTGTAAAGATAATTATGTTACCTGAGGAAGTCTGGATCTTCGTACCAGTTGAGAGCCAGGGTCAGAATCGGCTGCATCCTCCGATTGAGAAGAGGCAGCAAGATTGTCCTTGTTGGTTGGTTTACTTTCATCAGCACTTTCGCTTGATGATGGTAGTACTAACTGATAAAAAGTACAAAACCAATTATGGTTAAGAAAATACAAATTGAATAACATTTCGAGTTCAAAGGAAGATTTATGAATAGAAAAGTTACTCTTCGAGAGGTTCTGGTAAGATTCCTTCTGCTCTTATGTGGTGGTGGTCAAGCAGCATCAGCTTTTCTTTGTGAGTCCTTTTTGGGGAACTCTCAGTGACAGCTGTTCGAACAGCAGTTTTTTGAATTTCTTCTAAGGTACGAGTGTACCTTGAATAATAAGCAGCTCACCATTTGAACCAAGACTTGGTGATAAATGAGCTGCGTTCATAGATCAAGAAGTTGAAGCGGtctctttgttttttattttttaagagacAAGTGTTGAAATCTTCTTGAGATAACAGAGTAATGTGACAGAATGGTTCACTGTATCGAGGCTGTGATGTTGGGATAGCTTGAGAAAAATCTAGTTGTCTAGCAGTTAAGTGAGGAGCGTACAGGGTTATGTTGAACTTTTCTTTTTTATACCGTGGCAACCCTATTGGTATCACCTGTACAGCCAACAGGTTTGCCCAAGTTTGATTTGCgagttcatttttctcattagtATTTGGAAAGAGTAAACGATCAAGCCAAGCAGGGCCGCGATTGCAacacaaaaaatgagtaaaattGAGTTGATCGTTATCGAAATCTTTGCAAGAATGaaagagggagaaaacagcccagAATCTGTCTTCATCCGATTGAGTGTTTGGAAAATTTGGTTTGTAATTTGACAAACGAAAACCTTCAATGTATTGTTTGTCAGTACTGCCACCTTCAGGTTtggtcaaattttcaaaaatggtaTTAAGCCATAATTGAAGGAGCCAGAGTGGACCTCCTGTATTGATTATTCTATTATCTCGGAGGTCACAGACAAATTGACCAAGTTCTTCAAAAATGTGCCCCAAGAGAAGCTTGGCCAAGTTGAGAGCTTTCCCTTCATGTAAGAGAGCAGCTAGGGGAAGGAAAAGCTTTGATATTTGTACACTTCGAGAACAGAACAAAATTGTATTTAACTAGTAAAACAAGAAGGCTACATGTTCACTGTCTATGATCTCTGTACCATCTTCACCCATGTTGTGGgcaataaattcactgtaagaaGTGTTGAAGAAAATATTGTATTGATGCTTAGATTGCATCTCAGGGGTACAATCTGGAGAATTTATTGGGAGTCTTGTAATGGCAGCTACATCGAGGAGAGACATTCCGATCATTCCGCAAGAAAGGTGGAAGTTGTTGGTTGTTCTATTCCAGAAACAAGTCACCGCCCCAATCATCCAAGGGTATGTAGTGAGTGAGAAATGAGAAAGCCTTAGTAGTTCATGTATTCCTAGGGCTCCCCAGATAGCACTCTTTGTGGGCTCGAGGCATTGGTACCAAGTTGTGAAATTGAACCCTCGAGGATTTATTTTCGGATTGTTACGAAAGGGTTTTTGGTTGATGAAATGAGAGATGTTGAAAACTTGGTTTATTAGTAAATCTTCTCCTTCAGCATTTGGGAAGAAAGAgagttttttgttttctctatcaAGAGTCTCAATTGGTCCAAGGAAGCAGTGTGTATCTGCTCCAATTGTGAAGGGGATTAAGATTCTGGTATCGTTAATCTGTAAATGGAGATCGTCAATGATTTTATCATTGATTTGATTAAGAATACGAAGAGTTGGCGGAGATGGCGGTGCTATTACATGACCTTTACCCTTATCTTGAGTAGTGGCATGAGAAGAGGAACCAGCCATtgtcaaagaaaaaaaaggaggttGAAGGTTGAGAATTTTGTGAAGAAATTCTTGGTGTAGAGAAAATTCAGAGAATGATGAGGTTCCAGAAATTCGAACAAAGGAGAAAGTGATGAATTTAAAGTGTCACTGTAGCCGTTACTGTGGAAGGAATGCGAATAAAGGTAACTTCGTGAGGAGGATGAAGTGGTAGAGAGAGAAATTGCAAGTTTCGGGAGACGGGTTAAGTGGGTCAATAGTAATGGGGAGTTTAAATGACAATTATTACTGATTTAAAAATTGACGTTTTTTGGATTAAGTGATTTATTCTTCGATAATGTTATCGAAGGCAACCACATTAATCCAAGGGGGACAATTTGTTGatcgaaaaatattttcgataacAGTGAATTGATTCGGAATGAGTCAGGTATGGTCTTTCGAGAAGATATACGCATGAGCATGAGGTTGGAAGTAATTGGCGCTGATTTGGATTTCGATTGTTTTGTTAATCGAGTAGGCCTGATCGAATAGGAGATTCGATTCGAGGGATTGAGTTAGGTCTTCGATGAGCTGGTCGAATAGTCATAGAAGTGGGAAAGTTAGTGGCTTCTATTACATGAGGAAATCATGGGGAATATCTACAATCACGCGGCGGGAACGGTTACCAAGAGGGATTGCATTTCAAATTtgtaattttgtatttaattgtaattaattgtaaatTAATTGTCAGTTATGTAAGATTAGTCTATAAATACTAGAAAGTGTTAGGaaataagggttggaacttttACTCAAAACACACTCACATCCCAGTGAATTCCTGAGTCTGCAATCGAGTAACTTTTCTATAgggttccttccatcttttcattCTTTCAGTTTACCTTTCTGTAAACTTTATGTTTTAAGTGAATTTATTTTCCAAGTATTCTTTATCTTCATCTTTGTCCAATTTACATTTCTGCATTGTTTACTTTTCAATTTAAAGTCTTTTGATCCAGTTAAAGGCATCTTATCGCTTTCCTTTAAATTCAACAcaaacttttctgtttttaatatgttttcttTTCGAAAACCttccttttattcttttctttgatttatcagttttaatttatttttattcccaATCACGGTCTAATCAAAGACGCTTTAATGCACTTTTAGAaaactggtacctgcaaagaggagtaggttttgctcccaaaccactagatatcgaaccaccatcgatttgttaaaaatcgacaaaacaatcaGAAGCAACAAATTGTAGCTTTTGCGTTTAACTTTTGCGTTcacttgataaattaaaaaataaattgatattcTTCAATTTTGTAATTCAATCTCATTTACAATAAAAGATACCAAAAACAATCATGagagtttttgaattttttttataattatgctttataaacaaatattttttaatattattagtactttttattaagttttaatttttttcaattttttttatttttcttgttaatagtatgaatattttttttagaattttttttatgtttacttacgtatattattgtattttttaataaaaattttagtattcattgttcatataaatttttttaattatttttattaatacgtatttttttatagaactttatttttttaaaaagagtactaaatttcaacacataaatttaaattcttttcaaacgaaattataataaaaaatattaaaataatataattttaaatgatataatttaaacaatattcattttattataatctattttaatacaaatttatcaaatataaattacGTTAACACTAACTCACTTTTTATCAAAGTCAagcttataaaattaattttatataaactaTCGTTTACAAActctaatccaaacacacaccccATCAAACAGAAGCGTACCGTGTACTCTGATTTAAGTATTTccgtaaattaataaaaatatttctttggtTTTGGCTTTTTCGTTTTGGCTTTTTCGTGTTGTGAAGTTTATTTTATAGTGTGAAAAATTGGTTAAGGTCGAACTAGTCGGCGGGTTGGAGGAAGAATTCCAAGTTCCATAGATGAATTATACACAATTCAGAATAGTGATGGAAGTTTGCTTAGCTTATTGGATACTGCCACGTGTTTTGGatcctttaattttcatttgcTTTGTACTTTGTCGGACAATCTTCATTCAATGCAGAATTAGTGGGATGTAACGTTTGTAGTTGGGGTTGAtccattttgaattaaaaatttatttgatttgaatattaattttatttgggGTGTAGTTTGAATTAGatggatttttaaaaaaatttaatgatttaatttcaaacagattgaatttataattttataaattaaaaaaattaaatatatatataataaattttaatattaaattttagagTAAAGGACAAATCCGTCCCTAACCTTTTTTTTACGTAGACATTTTCGTTCCCAAGGTTTGGAAAATACTTTAATGTTCCTGACCCTCCGAAAAAGTAGACATATTTACCCCTCCGTTAGAGTCGCTCCGTTTGCCCTGACAGAAAACGGTGACGTGGCTCCCGTGGCGCTGACCTGGCCGTTACGGGCTGCCACGTGGGATGGACTTTTGAAAAGAGGACGTATTAGTCATTTCACACCAAAACGTGTAGCTTTTCAAAACAGGACATATTAATCCTCTCAccccaaaacgacgccgtttctccCCCACCCCCAATCTATGAAATCCTTGAGCCCTAATCCTTCGAATTCAGTGTGAAGGTGAAGCGGGTGAAGGAAGAAAGGAAGCATTCCGACCCATGGCATCCGACGGAGCTCGGCCACAAGTCCGACGGCCAGACCATCGAGTGGCTCCTTTGCCAGGCCGAGTCCTCAATCATCGCCGCCACCGGAACCGGAACCACTCCCGCCAACTTCTCCTCCGTTTTCGTCTTCGTACGCGGCGGTGCTGgctctctctcttctccttcctcaacctctgcatcatcttcgctCGACCACAAGTCCTTGCTCGCTCCCACTCCTTCATACTCGGCAAGTGCATACGCACTGACGACGACGCTTCCGCCaaggaagcttttgcctttttgTAAATTGGTATCTCTATGCTCCAAAGTTAAATTCTTTCCAGTTGATGGTAAAGTTACTGGCTTTGTGGTGAAGTTGCTTTCATAAAGTCAGGAAATTTTGTGTTTGTTGAGGAGGATTTGGATTTTGGAGGGAATGAAATCAAGTTTAGTTGTGAAAGGGAGGGTTTAGGTGAGGTGTGTATTTAGATGAGAAAGGTATTGGATCCTCTTACTGGAAATTGGCGCTCTATCGCCAGCATAGGAACCAATATGGCATCTTATGATGCAGCAGTTCTCAACGGGAAGCCTCTCGTCAAGGAAGGCTGGTTATGGCCTTTTTATGTCTCTCCAAGGGGACAAGTCTATGATCCCAGAACAAATAATTGGGAAAACATGGCTGTTGGACTTAGAGAAGGCTGGACCGGTTCAAGTGTCGTTGTTTATGGCCATTTGTTTGTTGTCTCTGAGCTCGAAAGAATGAAGCTAAAGGTCTATGACACGGAAACAGACTCCTGGGATGCCTTAGATGACCCCCCTTTGCCTGAGCAAATATGTAAGCTTTTTGCTGTCAATGCTTGCGATTGCCATATTTATGTCGTGGGCCGAAATCTTCATGTTGCTGTTGGTCATATCTCTAGACTGCTTCCAGACGAAAATTCTGACGAAAAATGGAGCTTCAGTGTTCGGTGGCATGTAATCGATGCACCGGAGAGTTTATCTAATCTCACTCCTTCAAGCTCTTAGGTGCTGTTTgcataatttttcttattctcTCAGATCCGTTTTCTCCATATGCAATTTCTGGTAAGTTGCTGATTCTATTTGAGAGTGTAGCAATTTTTTCAGAATTATAAGGAGTTCTTACATGTTCGTTCTTCATAAATTGCACAATCTTGACTGGTTGAATTGTGAACTGAGCCTGTGAAATTGAATTTGTGCTCTGTTGTTAGTGAATATGT contains:
- the LOC140181295 gene encoding uncharacterized protein encodes the protein MFTGQRVKSFAASRNINMVTSTPYYAQANRQVEAANKILISLIKKHIGNRPRTWHETLSQVLWAYRNSPKGSTCTSPFKLVYSHDAILPLEINLNTLRISRQNDLPVDDYWNVMFDELNELDSE
- the LOC140181296 gene encoding F-box/kelch-repeat protein At1g30090-like, which gives rise to MASYDAAVLNGKPLVKEGWLWPFYVSPRGQVYDPRTNNWENMAVGLREGWTGSSVVVYGHLFVVSELERMKLKVYDTETDSWDALDDPPLPEQICKLFAVNACDCHIYVVGRNLHVAVGHISRLLPDENSDEKWSFSVRIGSAEFAAFGFGEVLLIGNAEGD